One stretch of Streptomyces peucetius DNA includes these proteins:
- a CDS encoding thiolase C-terminal domain-containing protein: MKAYIVGVGTTKFEKPGTREWQYWDMAREAGAAALDDAGVAYEQVEQVPVGYCFQASTAGQRAAYELGLTGVPVYNVSNNCATGATALMLARQFVEGGAGDCVLALGFEKMTRGALGGDAGQGDFAASPVARHYGVMAARHGFAETPPTAQIFGNAAREHMERYGTTAAQLAAVAAKNHRHSADNPDAQFQDLYSVDEILAAKPVHPPLTRLQCSPTSDGAAAALVVSERFVVRHGLHGKAVEIAAQAMTTDTEESFASGSCVDAVGKPMSRAAALAVYQKSGLGIEDVDVVELHDCFSVNELLTYEALGMCPDGESGKLVESGATTYGGRWVVNPSGGLISKGHPLGATGLAQAAELVRQLRGEAGPRQVDGARTGLAHNIGLGGAAVVTLLRRS; the protein is encoded by the coding sequence ATGAAGGCGTACATCGTCGGCGTCGGCACCACCAAGTTCGAGAAGCCCGGGACCCGCGAGTGGCAGTACTGGGACATGGCCCGGGAGGCCGGCGCCGCCGCGCTCGACGACGCGGGTGTCGCGTACGAGCAGGTCGAGCAGGTGCCCGTCGGGTACTGCTTTCAGGCGTCCACCGCCGGGCAGCGGGCCGCGTACGAGCTCGGGCTCACCGGTGTGCCCGTCTACAACGTCAGCAACAACTGCGCCACCGGTGCGACCGCGCTGATGCTGGCCCGGCAGTTCGTCGAGGGCGGCGCCGGCGACTGCGTACTGGCGCTGGGCTTCGAGAAGATGACCCGTGGCGCGCTCGGCGGCGACGCCGGGCAGGGCGACTTCGCCGCCTCGCCCGTCGCCCGCCACTACGGGGTCATGGCCGCCCGGCACGGCTTCGCCGAGACCCCGCCGACCGCGCAGATCTTCGGCAACGCGGCCCGCGAGCACATGGAGCGGTACGGCACGACGGCGGCGCAGCTCGCCGCCGTCGCCGCCAAGAACCACCGGCACTCGGCGGACAACCCCGACGCCCAGTTCCAGGACCTGTACTCCGTCGACGAGATCCTCGCCGCCAAACCGGTCCACCCGCCGCTGACCAGGCTCCAGTGCTCGCCGACGTCCGACGGCGCGGCCGCCGCGCTCGTCGTCTCCGAACGCTTCGTCGTCCGGCACGGACTGCACGGCAAGGCGGTCGAGATCGCCGCCCAGGCGATGACCACCGACACCGAGGAGTCGTTCGCCTCCGGCTCGTGCGTCGACGCCGTCGGAAAGCCGATGTCCCGCGCCGCCGCGCTCGCCGTGTACCAGAAGTCCGGGCTCGGCATCGAGGACGTGGACGTAGTCGAACTGCACGACTGCTTCTCCGTCAACGAGCTGCTGACGTACGAGGCGCTGGGCATGTGCCCGGACGGGGAATCCGGCAAGCTCGTCGAGAGCGGCGCGACGACGTACGGCGGGCGGTGGGTGGTCAACCCGTCCGGCGGCCTGATCTCCAAGGGGCACCCACTGGGCGCCACCGGGCTCGCGCAGGCGGCCGAGCTGGTGCGGCAGCTGCGCGGCGAGGCCGGGCCCCGCCAGGTCGACGGCGCCCGCACCGGCCTCGCGCACAACATCGGGCTGGGCGGTGCGGCGGTGGTGACGCTGCTGCGGAGGTCCTAG